From a single Hippopotamus amphibius kiboko isolate mHipAmp2 chromosome X, mHipAmp2.hap2, whole genome shotgun sequence genomic region:
- the LOC130842509 gene encoding small integral membrane protein 30-like produces MTLVSTQLFLVLFSFLLVLPVVEAVEAGDAIALLLGVVLSITGICACLGVYA; encoded by the coding sequence ATGACCTTAGTTTCAACACAATTGTTCCTGgtcctcttttcatttcttttggtgcTGCCTGTTGTTGAAGCAGTAGAAGCGGGAGATGCAATCGCTCTCTTGTTAGGTGTGGTTCTCAGCATTACAGGCATTTGTGCTTGTTTGGGGGTATATGCATGA